A genomic window from Sphingobacterium spiritivorum includes:
- a CDS encoding DEAD/DEAH box helicase: MKDPIGSFETIKENFIRYIKTAFRTKFEGIEKERYDLLNYDRVLYRKPWIEPLPDYVSSGKKINDLTLEDLGNALSDAEVKTFKGLVNTGLVGDFPLHLHQAEMLKQTLLGNNCIITSGTGSGKTESFLLPLFAQLSKELSNWQAPNPKSTSINNWWCDNGGLSAREIVNTSNFTLSNAVRQRNHETRKAGVRALILYPMNALVEDQMSRLRKALDSDDTRNWLSENTDGNAIYFGRYNGSSPVAGEMKKVKDDGAFAINTRKVNQLKEQLQQIETDSNRVAEYIQKTGKIGSEAKDLKSFFQRLDGAEMRSRFDMQVAPPDIMITNYSMLSIMLMRDIDKGIFDETKQWLEESENNIFHLIIDELHLYRGTQGTEVAYLLKLVLNRLGLNPNHPQLRILASSASLEAKEETKEGKESKQFLKDFFGTEKPFKIIEGKNNKITAFPENGRKLPVNPFKEIAKKFSEVKGNIADENFISTCEATATQLATTFNLSQDGDGISKLLSVITNPNFQLKERLFSPCQDYKAVCSIQANGDDLNGKYYAETIFENTTNKEDLENALRGLLIARAMLDEPEFKIIVDKILDDRKLPRFRFHYFFRNIEGIWGSVKPNDVDEIYSDGERTVGKLYSNTRINSENGNRILELLYCDNCGTTLFGGSRLVTGNGAFELLPISPNIEGIPEKTPAKLVEKRSYQEYAVFWACGNQEFIQHDAEPGVPQNYWRQPTLNGFNQGDFEANWIPASLNCISGDIDNSHNKADEKPERWIKGYYFIITNNSNRDIALPDANGDISTIETHKALPSVCPGCGVNHQKRRQDWNKSKTSTIRGFRTGFAKTTQMFAKELMYQLPSNEEERKLVVFSDSREDAAQVANGIERNHFTDLMREILVNELHSSLMLRFQILCAFDNGDTAKQEEMKQQSQTTFDEIEYLVDNSSYNGSNTNKLREKQEAEAKLNEVRLLTLNVRSLVDITNSINLAPLVKRFVELGINPGGNDISLQTRELNNNFEPWFKLVDFTNFQWANGADQSYINDLKEGSFDGLASMFFGSLFYSFESSALGYVCINPELEVVADQARVVALAKDEFLQIINSTIRILGDKYKHNKVEDASPFNFTQYNDFPGQVKKYIRAVANRFSKQENEIGTAVFNTLSTSSLLRGDTGIQIENLFIKVAQATDKVWTSTRGNRSHLHFSGGICTHSVTALQTTHSKICDDIWKENYLSYNAIKQQRPPIRLHCEELTGQTDDQFERQRHFRNIILPDEGNRQVKAIDLLSVTTTLEVGVDIGALQAVMLGNMPPQRFNYQQRVGRAGRRGQAYSVILTFCRGRSHDEFYFANPQKITGDAPPTPFLTMGQERIFKRLLAKEILRRAYVEKEIDITSDDKSSVHGEFGSVDSWAIYKSEIANWINENKKAIKQTVDALLTPQLQNKRAEFINWVSDVTTENGLIEKAQSIISNEEIASNDISEKFAEGGILPMFGMPTTIKNLYHSINRKSEPLSIDRAQAMAIYEFAPGAQKTKDKAIHQVIGFTSDFINTRRNGNQIVINVETNNLLPFSLNRWFVRCRSCGFFETYSEERKVELENQNQFDVCPNCGEDNPNKYQRPFMLKSPRGYRTNLSVGSDTKDDSEFLLSRPPIFAEKIGSAKTEKISNASISISDNDVTWRVNTNSDKFFTGKFYNTNNKFPFNQNGFWFNNQWLLNDLAVPTNDSNGYSMFVQQNATITDEQIALASNKNTEIFRIAPSIIPLELDLNMFYSETDLPHVKAQSNGVRSGYYSAAFLLQRILADRLDVDPTEIEIADISMKMLDDGTNRRIAEIILTDELPNGSGFVRFLYNDFQNILSEAMEPSNMNSYLGKIHSKIHHIKCDDACYDCLKVYRNMNYHSLLDWRLGLSLLRVMSDSNFVCGADGNFNFVELQDWLSFATELRDSFFASFYSNSQTAEIGEIGNLPIIKFGGKNKRHIIMIVHPFWNLRNFSEANWLAEIYNEIKEHTESKGGKISIIDTFNLHRRPGWCYEKLIER; encoded by the coding sequence ATGAAAGACCCAATAGGTTCGTTTGAAACCATAAAAGAGAATTTTATTCGTTATATAAAAACTGCGTTCAGAACAAAGTTTGAAGGCATTGAAAAGGAGCGTTATGACTTATTGAACTACGACAGAGTACTTTATCGTAAGCCTTGGATTGAGCCTTTGCCCGATTATGTCTCAAGTGGAAAAAAGATAAATGATTTAACACTTGAAGATTTAGGAAATGCGTTGAGTGATGCAGAAGTCAAAACATTTAAGGGGCTTGTAAATACGGGACTTGTTGGGGATTTCCCTTTACATTTGCATCAAGCAGAAATGTTGAAACAAACCTTGCTTGGAAATAATTGCATTATTACTTCCGGTACAGGTTCGGGAAAAACGGAATCATTCTTACTGCCACTATTCGCCCAGCTTTCAAAAGAACTTTCCAATTGGCAAGCCCCAAACCCAAAATCCACAAGTATAAATAATTGGTGGTGTGATAATGGTGGACTTTCTGCAAGGGAAATTGTCAACACTTCGAACTTCACTTTAAGCAATGCGGTAAGGCAACGCAACCACGAAACAAGAAAAGCTGGAGTAAGAGCATTGATACTCTACCCAATGAACGCTTTGGTAGAAGACCAAATGAGTCGTTTGCGAAAAGCATTGGATTCAGACGACACAAGAAATTGGTTAAGTGAAAATACTGATGGCAACGCAATTTATTTTGGAAGATATAACGGGAGTTCGCCTGTTGCCGGAGAAATGAAAAAAGTAAAAGATGACGGGGCTTTTGCAATAAACACAAGGAAAGTAAATCAACTTAAAGAACAGTTACAACAGATAGAAACAGATTCAAACCGTGTAGCAGAATACATTCAAAAAACGGGAAAAATAGGAAGCGAGGCCAAGGATTTGAAATCATTTTTCCAACGTTTAGATGGTGCAGAAATGAGAAGCCGATTTGATATGCAAGTCGCACCGCCCGACATTATGATTACCAACTATTCAATGTTGAGCATAATGTTAATGCGTGATATTGACAAAGGAATCTTTGACGAAACAAAACAATGGTTAGAAGAAAGTGAAAACAACATTTTTCACTTAATCATTGACGAGTTGCATTTATACAGAGGAACGCAAGGAACAGAAGTTGCGTATTTGCTCAAACTTGTTCTTAATCGATTAGGTTTAAATCCTAATCACCCACAATTACGCATTCTTGCTTCCAGTGCTTCGTTGGAAGCAAAAGAAGAAACAAAAGAAGGAAAAGAAAGTAAACAATTTCTGAAAGACTTTTTTGGAACAGAAAAACCGTTCAAAATCATTGAAGGAAAAAATAATAAAATTACAGCGTTTCCCGAAAACGGAAGAAAACTTCCAGTAAATCCTTTCAAAGAAATTGCGAAAAAGTTTTCAGAAGTAAAAGGAAATATAGCTGACGAAAATTTTATTTCAACTTGCGAAGCAACAGCAACGCAACTTGCAACAACTTTCAATTTATCACAAGACGGAGATGGAATTTCAAAATTACTATCGGTAATTACTAATCCAAACTTTCAATTGAAAGAACGTTTGTTTTCGCCTTGTCAGGATTACAAAGCTGTTTGCTCAATACAAGCAAATGGCGATGATTTAAACGGAAAATATTATGCTGAAACAATTTTTGAAAACACAACTAACAAAGAAGATTTAGAAAACGCTTTGCGTGGTTTATTGATTGCAAGAGCAATGTTAGACGAACCAGAATTCAAAATTATTGTAGATAAAATTCTTGATGACAGAAAGTTGCCTCGTTTCAGATTTCACTATTTCTTTAGAAACATTGAAGGCATTTGGGGTTCTGTAAAACCCAATGACGTTGATGAAATATATTCTGATGGAGAACGTACAGTTGGAAAACTTTATTCTAATACACGAATAAATTCAGAAAACGGAAATCGTATTTTGGAGTTACTCTATTGCGATAATTGCGGAACAACGTTGTTTGGTGGCAGCCGATTAGTTACGGGTAATGGTGCTTTTGAATTATTGCCAATCAGTCCAAACATTGAAGGCATTCCGGAAAAAACACCTGCAAAATTAGTTGAGAAAAGAAGTTACCAAGAATATGCCGTTTTTTGGGCCTGTGGAAATCAAGAGTTTATTCAACACGATGCCGAGCCGGGGGTTCCTCAAAATTATTGGCGCCAGCCTACTTTAAATGGTTTTAATCAAGGTGATTTTGAAGCAAATTGGATTCCTGCATCACTTAACTGCATTTCAGGCGACATTGACAATTCTCACAACAAAGCCGACGAAAAACCTGAACGATGGATTAAAGGATATTATTTCATCATTACAAACAATTCAAATCGTGATATTGCTTTACCCGACGCAAATGGAGATATTTCTACGATAGAAACACACAAAGCATTGCCAAGCGTTTGTCCGGGGTGTGGTGTAAATCACCAGAAAAGAAGACAAGATTGGAACAAAAGCAAAACTTCTACTATTCGTGGTTTCAGAACCGGTTTCGCCAAAACAACTCAAATGTTTGCAAAAGAGTTGATGTATCAACTTCCAAGCAACGAAGAGGAAAGAAAATTAGTTGTGTTTTCTGATAGCCGGGAAGATGCGGCACAAGTTGCAAACGGAATTGAACGCAATCACTTTACTGATTTAATGCGTGAAATTTTAGTGAATGAATTACATTCAAGTTTAATGTTACGCTTCCAAATTTTGTGTGCTTTTGATAATGGAGATACTGCCAAACAGGAAGAAATGAAACAGCAATCGCAAACAACTTTTGATGAGATAGAATACTTGGTTGACAATTCAAGTTACAATGGGAGTAACACAAATAAGTTACGAGAAAAACAAGAAGCAGAAGCAAAATTGAACGAAGTTCGTTTGCTTACTCTCAATGTAAGAAGTTTAGTTGATATTACTAATTCCATAAATCTCGCACCGCTTGTAAAGCGTTTTGTAGAGTTGGGGATAAATCCAGGGGGAAACGACATTTCTTTACAAACAAGAGAGCTGAATAATAATTTTGAACCTTGGTTTAAACTTGTTGATTTTACTAATTTTCAATGGGCAAACGGAGCAGACCAATCATACATAAACGATTTGAAAGAAGGTTCTTTTGACGGACTCGCATCTATGTTCTTTGGTTCACTGTTCTATTCGTTTGAATCTTCTGCATTAGGTTATGTATGTATAAATCCAGAATTAGAAGTTGTAGCAGACCAAGCTAGAGTAGTTGCTTTAGCAAAAGATGAGTTTTTACAAATTATAAATTCTACAATTAGGATTTTAGGGGACAAGTACAAACATAACAAAGTTGAAGATGCAAGTCCTTTCAATTTTACACAATACAATGATTTTCCCGGACAAGTAAAAAAATACATTCGTGCCGTTGCAAATAGGTTTTCAAAACAAGAAAATGAAATAGGAACAGCTGTTTTCAATACACTTTCAACAAGTAGTTTATTAAGAGGCGACACAGGAATTCAAATTGAAAATCTTTTCATCAAAGTTGCACAAGCAACTGATAAAGTATGGACAAGTACAAGGGGAAATAGGTCACACTTGCATTTTAGCGGAGGCATTTGCACTCATTCTGTCACAGCGTTACAAACAACTCATAGCAAAATTTGTGATGATATTTGGAAAGAAAATTACCTTTCTTACAATGCAATTAAACAACAACGTCCACCAATCCGTTTGCACTGTGAAGAACTTACCGGACAAACAGACGACCAATTTGAAAGACAACGGCATTTTAGAAACATTATTTTGCCAGATGAAGGCAACAGACAAGTAAAAGCAATTGATTTGTTGAGTGTAACGACAACACTTGAGGTTGGGGTTGATATTGGGGCATTACAAGCCGTGATGTTGGGAAATATGCCGCCTCAACGTTTCAACTACCAACAAAGAGTTGGTCGTGCAGGTCGTAGAGGACAAGCCTATTCCGTGATTTTGACTTTTTGCAGAGGTAGAAGTCACGATGAATTTTATTTTGCAAACCCTCAAAAAATCACAGGTGATGCACCGCCAACACCTTTCTTGACAATGGGGCAAGAGCGGATTTTTAAACGGTTGCTTGCAAAAGAAATTTTAAGGAGAGCATACGTTGAAAAAGAAATTGATATTACTTCTGATGACAAATCAAGTGTTCACGGAGAATTTGGTTCAGTTGATAGTTGGGCAATTTACAAATCTGAAATTGCTAATTGGATAAATGAAAATAAAAAAGCGATTAAACAAACTGTCGATGCTTTGCTTACACCACAATTACAAAATAAAAGAGCAGAATTTATAAATTGGGTTTCTGATGTAACAACAGAAAACGGTTTAATTGAAAAAGCGCAAAGCATAATCAGCAACGAAGAAATTGCATCAAACGACATTTCTGAAAAGTTTGCCGAAGGCGGGATTTTACCAATGTTCGGAATGCCAACTACCATTAAAAACTTGTATCACAGTATAAACAGAAAATCTGAACCACTTTCAATAGACCGAGCGCAAGCAATGGCTATTTATGAATTTGCACCGGGTGCACAGAAAACAAAAGACAAGGCAATTCATCAGGTTATTGGTTTTACAAGTGATTTTATCAATACACGTAGAAACGGAAATCAAATTGTAATAAATGTTGAAACCAACAACTTACTTCCGTTTTCACTAAACCGTTGGTTTGTTCGTTGTAGGTCTTGCGGTTTTTTTGAAACATATTCGGAAGAACGAAAAGTAGAATTGGAAAACCAAAACCAATTTGATGTTTGTCCAAATTGTGGTGAAGACAACCCAAATAAATATCAACGACCTTTCATGCTGAAATCACCAAGAGGATACAGAACAAATCTTTCAGTAGGAAGCGACACTAAAGATGATTCAGAATTTTTGCTTTCACGGCCACCAATTTTTGCAGAAAAAATCGGTTCAGCAAAGACGGAAAAAATAAGTAACGCTTCAATTTCCATTTCAGATAACGATGTTACTTGGAGAGTAAATACAAATTCCGATAAATTTTTCACAGGAAAATTTTACAACACAAACAACAAATTTCCTTTCAATCAAAACGGATTTTGGTTTAATAATCAATGGCTCTTGAATGATTTAGCTGTACCAACAAATGATAGCAATGGTTATTCTATGTTTGTTCAACAAAACGCGACAATTACAGACGAGCAAATTGCGTTAGCAAGCAATAAAAATACAGAGATATTCAGAATAGCACCTTCGATTATTCCTTTGGAACTTGACTTGAATATGTTCTATAGTGAAACTGATTTGCCACACGTTAAAGCACAAAGCAACGGTGTGCGTTCAGGATATTATTCAGCCGCTTTTTTGCTTCAGCGGATTTTGGCTGATAGACTTGATGTTGACCCAACCGAAATTGAAATTGCTGATATTTCAATGAAAATGCTTGACGATGGTACAAACAGAAGAATTGCAGAAATTATTTTGACTGATGAATTGCCAAATGGTTCGGGCTTTGTGAGATTTTTATACAACGATTTTCAAAACATTCTTTCGGAAGCAATGGAACCAAGTAATATGAATAGCTATTTAGGAAAAATCCATTCAAAAATACATCATATAAAATGTGATGATGCTTGTTACGATTGCTTGAAAGTATATAGAAATATGAATTATCATAGCTTGCTTGATTGGCGGTTAGGCTTGTCACTGTTACGTGTTATGAGCGATTCAAACTTTGTCTGTGGTGCAGACGGAAATTTTAATTTTGTGGAATTGCAAGATTGGCTTTCTTTTGCAACTGAATTGCGGGATTCTTTCTTTGCCTCTTTTTATTCGAATTCTCAAACAGCAGAAATAGGAGAAATAGGCAATTTACCAATCATCAAATTTGGTGGTAAAAATAAGAGACACATCATAATGATTGTTCACCCATTTTGGAATTTGAGAAATTTCAGTGAAGCAAATTGGTTAGCGGAAATTTACAATGAAATAAAAGAACATACAGAAAGTAAGGGAGGAAAAATTAGCATAATTGACACGTTCAACTTACATCGTAGACCGGGATGGTGTTATGAAAAATTGATTGAGAGATGA
- a CDS encoding phage integrase SAM-like domain-containing protein, with protein sequence MATVSAKVFEHHKKTDGTYNVKICVQHKRLRKYLDTNHFLVRKQLTKDFKVKDPFIADKVEQQLRDYRKMISELDDRLDYFTAESLRDYLRDKDEDVDFIKFCDQHIQRLRNEDRIGTANNHRKIRNILVDYFNRSAVSIKEINSNMLIAFERYMRSERTMKRINQLGIEVTTKEKGLSDSGLHNQMRDLRNKGILSDRKRLILSVLLDGGISYIVFRGINNLKGRFEPQSEGYSEGYNRVLTDMMMADKKQKHGNEKTVQDLVQNLRDKQESRGYERTVAR encoded by the coding sequence ATGGCAACCGTTAGTGCAAAGGTGTTCGAGCATCACAAAAAAACCGATGGCACCTACAATGTGAAAATTTGTGTGCAACACAAAAGATTGAGAAAGTATCTTGACACGAATCATTTCCTGGTCAGGAAACAATTAACCAAAGACTTTAAAGTCAAAGATCCGTTTATCGCGGACAAGGTTGAGCAACAGCTAAGGGATTATCGAAAGATGATCAGCGAACTCGACGACCGGCTGGATTATTTTACCGCTGAATCCCTACGCGATTACCTACGGGACAAAGATGAAGATGTCGATTTTATCAAGTTTTGCGATCAGCATATACAACGTCTAAGAAATGAGGATCGAATCGGAACCGCAAACAACCACCGGAAAATCCGCAACATTTTGGTCGATTATTTCAACCGCTCGGCAGTATCCATCAAGGAAATTAATTCCAATATGCTGATAGCATTCGAACGTTACATGCGATCAGAAAGGACAATGAAACGGATAAATCAATTGGGAATTGAAGTGACAACAAAAGAAAAAGGCTTGTCCGATAGTGGCCTGCACAACCAGATGCGAGACCTACGCAATAAGGGTATCCTTTCAGACCGAAAACGGCTTATCCTATCGGTGCTTTTGGATGGCGGTATATCTTACATAGTTTTCCGAGGTATCAATAACCTAAAAGGTAGGTTTGAACCGCAGAGCGAGGGATACAGCGAAGGATATAACCGCGTATTGACCGACATGATGATGGCCGATAAAAAACAAAAACACGGTAACGAGAAAACCGTTCAAGACCTTGTACAAAATCTTCGTGATAAGCAAGAAAGTAGAGGTTACGAACGTACCGTTGCGAGGTAA
- a CDS encoding DNA cytosine methyltransferase, whose amino-acid sequence MNKFNEHKIPVLSFYSGGGFMDMGFEKAGFEIVWTNEFDKVFAKLHAAGITSWRKSRGNGIKAEIFNTKSITDVKSNEIIKEAFPNGKPEHFGIIGGPPCQDFSMNGSRKGFEGERGKLTIVFFDKILELKPTFFVMENVTGLTKRKETKEFLQALLKRIENEYYVDHAKLNSLDFGVPQHRERIFFVGIRKEFLDGKIVEQGSFGKWFPFPINEKYQNALTKYNWGKQVEFGAPVIKSKDVPIELCVEKCLVPQNQINLTPNANEFFNLHVSEEKLCAINEGETNRPSFKRLHRFKYSPTTCYGNNEVHLHPYEHRRLSVREALRIQGVPDEYVLPEELPLTKKFKMIGNGVPVPLAEAVADAVLEFIYKNIIKMKVIDQSFRNI is encoded by the coding sequence ATGAACAAATTTAACGAACATAAAATTCCCGTTCTCTCCTTTTATTCCGGGGGAGGATTTATGGATATGGGCTTTGAGAAAGCTGGTTTTGAAATTGTTTGGACGAATGAGTTCGATAAAGTGTTTGCAAAACTTCATGCAGCTGGAATTACTTCATGGAGAAAATCTCGAGGAAATGGAATTAAAGCAGAAATTTTTAATACGAAATCAATTACTGACGTAAAATCAAACGAAATAATCAAAGAAGCATTTCCTAATGGAAAACCAGAACATTTTGGAATAATTGGTGGTCCACCTTGCCAAGACTTTAGTATGAATGGTTCGCGAAAAGGTTTTGAGGGAGAGAGAGGTAAACTTACGATTGTTTTTTTTGATAAGATTTTGGAATTGAAACCTACCTTTTTCGTGATGGAAAATGTAACAGGTTTAACAAAAAGGAAAGAAACAAAGGAATTTTTGCAAGCGCTGTTGAAAAGAATCGAGAACGAATATTACGTCGACCATGCGAAGTTAAACTCATTGGATTTTGGTGTTCCTCAACACCGAGAAAGAATTTTTTTTGTTGGAATTAGAAAAGAATTTCTTGATGGAAAAATTGTTGAACAAGGTTCTTTTGGTAAATGGTTCCCTTTTCCAATAAATGAAAAATATCAAAATGCTTTAACCAAATATAATTGGGGCAAACAAGTTGAATTTGGTGCGCCCGTGATTAAATCTAAAGATGTGCCAATTGAGCTGTGTGTTGAAAAATGTCTTGTGCCACAAAACCAGATAAATTTGACTCCTAACGCAAATGAATTTTTCAATTTGCACGTGAGCGAAGAGAAATTATGTGCAATTAACGAAGGTGAAACAAATAGGCCCTCCTTTAAGCGTCTTCACCGTTTCAAATATAGCCCTACAACTTGTTACGGTAATAATGAAGTTCATTTACACCCTTACGAGCACAGACGTTTGTCTGTACGTGAAGCATTGAGGATACAAGGAGTGCCTGATGAATACGTTTTACCGGAGGAATTACCCTTGACAAAGAAATTCAAGATGATAGGAAACGGTGTCCCTGTTCCGCTCGCAGAGGCTGTTGCGGATGCGGTATTGGAGTTTATTTATAAGAACATAATCAAAATGAAAGTGATCGATCAAAGTTTTAGAAATATCTAA
- a CDS encoding PD-(D/E)XK nuclease family protein, whose protein sequence is MMNKIGDINFKEIKRISPSQFYSMKNCAYKSLLAEAFDKKPLLPLSPNAYFGTILHKILELITKGIVKNEDDFNTEFDKQLKIVEDDLQENGFGFFVPLQKKLRNFGLKKIQLKKHLRNKPKQQTNLGVVNFYSERWFESEDKLIGGKVDLIIENNDNIEIIDFKTGAITQDCLDDEGELYSDVKEEYKEQLKIYAYLYFEKTNRFPTSLSLVDLANQQFMVAFSEEECKIIYDEAKKLLKATNNCISTKSFSVTLTEVNCKYCLYRPACSFFVRKLETDFSFNDVFGEIKDVKKFQNGNVSVFLQNGTKQLTIKNFNSEKFDELSDKIKKKISIYNLRKESTDFVYSVTDTTMIYEQI, encoded by the coding sequence ATGATGAACAAAATTGGAGATATAAATTTTAAAGAAATCAAACGTATTTCGCCAAGCCAGTTTTATTCAATGAAAAATTGTGCTTACAAATCTTTATTGGCAGAAGCATTTGATAAGAAGCCTTTACTTCCGCTTTCGCCTAATGCCTATTTCGGTACAATATTGCACAAAATACTTGAATTGATTACAAAAGGAATTGTAAAAAATGAAGATGATTTTAATACGGAGTTTGATAAGCAATTGAAAATTGTTGAAGATGATTTGCAGGAAAATGGTTTTGGATTTTTCGTTCCACTCCAAAAGAAGTTAAGAAATTTCGGTCTAAAAAAAATCCAATTAAAAAAACATTTAAGAAACAAACCTAAACAACAAACGAATTTAGGTGTCGTAAATTTTTATTCTGAAAGATGGTTTGAATCTGAGGATAAATTGATTGGAGGGAAAGTTGATTTAATAATTGAGAATAACGATAATATAGAAATTATAGACTTTAAAACCGGAGCGATTACACAAGATTGTTTAGATGATGAGGGAGAGTTATATTCTGATGTAAAAGAAGAATACAAAGAGCAACTTAAAATTTATGCCTATTTGTATTTTGAAAAAACGAATAGGTTTCCAACGAGTTTAAGCTTAGTTGATTTAGCAAATCAACAGTTTATGGTTGCGTTTTCCGAAGAAGAATGTAAAATAATCTATGACGAAGCAAAAAAACTTTTAAAGGCAACGAATAACTGTATAAGTACAAAATCATTTTCAGTTACTCTAACAGAAGTAAACTGCAAGTATTGTTTATATAGGCCAGCCTGTTCTTTTTTTGTCAGAAAACTTGAAACTGATTTTTCATTCAATGATGTTTTCGGCGAAATTAAAGACGTAAAGAAATTCCAAAATGGAAATGTTAGTGTGTTTTTACAAAATGGAACAAAACAATTAACCATAAAAAACTTTAATTCTGAAAAATTTGACGAATTAAGCGATAAAATAAAGAAAAAAATAAGTATTTACAATTTGAGAAAAGAATCAACAGATTTTGTCTATTCTGTTACCGACACGACAATGATTTATGAACAAATTTAA